In Haliotis asinina isolate JCU_RB_2024 chromosome 15, JCU_Hal_asi_v2, whole genome shotgun sequence, the sequence ATCATGGTCTTtataaattatgaaaatgaaaaatgctCAGCTACATAGCTGTTCATAATTGGAACAGCAATGTATGATTTTTGCCCACTTAAGTGGGTACTTGATTTTTTGTTCATCATGTGTTCATTGGAGAAAGATACATTGCAGTTAAATCTCTTCTTTAatttattgtttctgtttgtgttctctctctctctctctctctctatatatatatatatataggaccAATATTTGTTGTCCTTACAgaattaaaatgtatatttgttttaatcaaTAACTGTTTTACAACATAtgatatatttgggataacaccTTCTAGTACTTTCTTTCAGATGTGGGAGCATTGCCAATGAACTCCCAGATGGccgactttcatttttatgAAAGCGGTGGTGGCTGAACAAGGTTGGCTGGCGATTAGGCGGCTGACTCTGTGGGTGCAGTTTGAAacctggatgggactcagctAAAAAAAGTCCTAGAATTCGCACTTtactcagaaagtgtaatcccaaatataacatatgttacatctgaccccTTTCTAAATGAAATTGTGTTATCTGGATTAATGTACTTTCGGAATCATTCATTCAACATAGTTTCGTTACTTTCATTTTGTTCCTGTTTAGTTTCCCATCTATTTTCCACGAGAATCATTTTTAGTAGTCAAAAGTGTTTCAAACTTAGTTCATCATAAGTGACATATTTTTCATGCGTAATTGGAAAGACATACGGAATATATCTGGAACCGAATAACAATTATCTTTAAAGTGTCAAGATACAAAAGTACGTACTTTTTACCACCTATTTACACCCTCAGATAAGCGATAAACGACATCACAAAAAAAGTGTCAATGTCTCTCCATAAAGTACCAagtgtttttgattttgaagtTGTTAATTGCATATATATAGGCACTAGAGTAACAACACTGTTATGGCTGTGAGTCGCGTTTTGATAACTACGTTCCTCCCTCCTCCTTACCTCGCATCTGCCATGTTGGACGAGCGTAAACTTGACCTTCGACCTTGAGGCGTAGCTTTCATTGGATGAAGTACGGAAGGTCGATGGGGTCAAAGGTTGTAGAATGTTGAGTGCGCGTGTGTACTTTGGTCGTATTTCATGAGGTTGTCATCATTTTGTCCGCAATAAAACAACAGGAACAAGCAAGAAGATGCGATTTGTGCAGTTTGAAGTGAATGGTGCACAGAGGGTTGGTGTGGAATTATCCGATGGAGGTGACATAGTCGACTTAAATGAAGCCGACAAAGAAATTCCACACAATCTGAAAAGATTCATTGCGGGAGGACAGGCACAGTTGTTGAGGGCCAAGAGGTAGGGGTGACATTGTCGTCATTTGAATTGGGAATATTTTATGAGCGCTTCGTTCGTTGTTTACTCGTTTACACGTTGATTGACGTTTTCGATGAAAATAGGAGTACCTTCGGATCGCTTAACATATggcatttttagcaatattccaacagagaccatatattatcATGATTACCATATGGTATATTAGAATTTAAGAGGTTTCAAATCCCATATTGCAACTTGTTGGCGCAGACGATATTctgcttgtttgttttacaaattCAAGTCAATCTATTTTGCTAATTTCAGCCACAAAGTATTGAGGACTTATGCCACGAAATAAGTCCTGTTTCATTTCAGTGCTGTAGAGAGTGGGCACCACATCATCAAGCGGGATGGTGTTCGGCTGCTTGCTCCTGTTACAGAACCTGAGAAGGTCATCTGCATTGGAATGAACTACATAAACCACTGCAAAGAACAGAACATCCCTGTCCCCGTGGAACCAGTGGTATTCAGCAAGTTTGCCAGTGCCATTGTTGGACCCTATGATGATCTACAGTACTGTGATGAAACACAGGTAAACACAGGGTGATCTACAGTACTGTGATGAAACACAGGTAGGCACAGGGTGATCTACAGTACTGTGATGAAACACAGGTAGGCACAGGGTGATCTACAGTACTGTGATGTAACACAGGTAGGCACAGGATGATCTACAGTACTGTGATGAAACACAGGTAGGCTCTGGATGATCTATAGTAAAGTGATGAAACACAGGCACATGATCTAAATTACTACAGAGATAGCATTCAGACCTTGGCTCAACATTGGGCCAGTGCCTGCCAATGCTGGCCCAACACTGAATGTTATCTGGGTGTGAAGTAGCCTATTATTTTGTGTTgagccagagaccatataatagacaGTCTCTGGCTGAGCCAAGTGCAGGACGGACAAGGCTTGTTGGTGTTGGGAGTGTTGGGTGGGGTTCTGGGTGTAACCATACCTTACAGCTATGCGTAACCTCACTGTACTCCTGATCATCTTTTTTTGCAGGAACTGGACTGGGAGGTGGAGCTGACAATTGTCATTGGGAAGACTGGTAAACATATTAAGGTAACAGTACTAACACTTACCTGTATCAGTCATCACTTTCATCAAAATGCTCGGCACaggaatatatatacattttgtttacagaaaTATGTGATTACATATTTAGGATTTGAGCTCGGGATATagtgtggttaaagtgttggtttGCCACACCAAAAACCAAAAGTGGATTTGATTCTCcaaatgggtgcaatgtgtgaggcccacttctggtgtcccctgctgcgATAATGCTGAAACATTGATAAAAGCAGCACAAGATCATACTTACTTATAACAGGGCAGTGACCTAttggttaaagtatttgctcatGATGcagaagacacaggttcgaatCCACATATGGGTGGATCCATGAATTTTGAAGGAGGGAAGTAGGGGGGTCAAACGCACATGAGTTCACCCACAtggttctggtgtcctctgctctGATGTtacaggaatactgctgaatgagGCATAAAACTGTATTCACTTGCCCACTTACTTTAACGATCCTTGAAAATTGTATGTCCCATGTTGATAAAGGAATCAACTAAATATGCTAATTCTTCCAAATTATCTATTCAcaagaatacttgtattattaTCATGAAAGTTGTTAAAACTCTTCTATTTCCCTCATTATGTGTGTTTGTAACTCATATGCCAAGGTCCAAGTGTGATAAATTTCCATTCTGTTAGAGGTAGTGCCTCTCAAAACAGTTGATCTTAaataaatgtttccatggaatctgCAACTGTATAAAGTACTTccaaatatagaatatattttagaaatatgtgGTGAGTTATTATGACTGTTTACAAGGCTagatttgtgtatatatacatgagtGTATATAGTTCTGTCTCCCCTCAGAGGGAAGACGCCATGAGTCATGTTTTCGGCTTCACTGTGGCGCACGATGTCAGTGCACGAGACTGGCAGATGAAGAAAAATGGCAGACAGGGGATTCTGAGTAAAACAATGGACTGTTTCTGTCCTCTGGGGCCAGCTGTTGTCATGAAGGAAGATATCAAAGGTGAGCAGCTGTTGTTAAAGTCTGTTCTCTAGTGCTCTTCAGGTCCTAACCCTCCCTGTTTGGTACAGGGAAGATTTTATACAGATATAAGATTGCACTATCAGGAATTATCTAGCAAAACATGGACTCACCTTACAGAATCCTTATTTTGTTACCTTGACGACTGGGTTAATAATTTCTGTCATGTAAACTAGTGGTGGTCCGATTTATTGAAGCAATTAAAGGCTGGTTGCAATGACTGGCCAAGCCAttgatcatttttttttttttataatcgaacataaacaattttggaagacttttttgcattaaatacattttttcacaAGGTTGGTTTTGTCTCTTACATTTCATAAGCACTACAAGCTTGCTCCTTGTCATGATTGAATTTACCTTACAGACTCCAGGAAATTCATGTTCTTAACATAGTTATCCTTTAATGATGTGAATGCATTTGTGCAGTTTGCGAAAAAAACAAACTCCAAAGAACTAGATGTTTTGTCTACGTTCTTTGTGTATTAACCCCCGTAACCAGGAGAATTTGATAAAAGACGCTAACAGAgtatttttgatgattgattgGCTGTAATGAAGCAGTCAtcattgtatttattttctccaattcccaacactatcCCAATGCTGATATTCCCAGATCCCCACAAtctgtgactgtggcgtaagGGGAATGGGGTCACCAAGCAGGCTAGCTCTAACATGATCCCTGTCTTTTGTTGTTCTGTATATCAGTTTTACATGTGACTCACAATGCTGATATTCCCAGATCCCCACAATCTGCGATTGTGGTGTAAGGTGAATGAGGTCACCAAACAGGACAGCACGACCAGCAACCTTGTCCACAAGACAGAGGAGTTGTTGGTGTTTCTGTCAAGGTCAGCAGTTCCAGTAAACTCTCCATAAGGTTTGAATATACTGTTAATAGGTGTAAATATGGTTGAAcctaatacaggacaaattttatggatagcaacttcttgagtttattttcaagatgtttcagggcttatcctagccccttCAATTATAAGGGGGCTAGGATAAACCCCGAAAcatcgtgaaaataaactcaagaagttacTGTCcgtaaaatttgtcctgtattactatgccaacttctaaatgcctttgaagaatcacatgGTTGAACCTGTTAATGGGATACTAGCGTTTTGTAATATCTTCACAACAGTCGAAATTGTGCATAATAAGATGAGATTTTGCATAGAATAtaacaaatgtaaacaattccaCTAACTAGTCAAAACACTTTATGTTTTAGAGATATTTAATCACTCaaaagtaaatgtttttgtgGCACTGGTGGCCCTGTCATCTAAGGCACCACAATTCCCTGTTCACAGATCATCGTATGGACATACCAGAAACTGAGTTTAGGTTTGAATTCCATTTCTCTCCATGTATGTTCAggatttgtcagcaccatagCCTCACATATAGGCTTCACCCAAGATGTAAATACCTGACATCAGTAACACATCAGACTGTCCTCGAATGGTAAACTGACATGTTGTGATTTGACTTGAATACAGCTCATTCACAATAACTTGCAAagcttttaaaaaaattaaaacaatgcCACTTTAATTAacatacatgtgtattttagaatattttctcaaatgatactaggggcagtgggatagcctagtggttaaagtgctcgctcATCATACTGATGACCTAGGTTTGGTTCcccacatttctggtgtccccttctgttatattgctgtaatattgctaaaagaggtgtaaaaccatactcactcactctcctaaATGATACCAACCATCAAGGCACAGGAAAATGTGACCATGTATGAACAGATGATAGGCCTTCCATGTACCCTGGGTGACTTGTCGTCATACCTTGATGCTCACAGTTGTGTATAAAGCTGTGATGTGGCTGTGTCATTGCTCAGCCTACCCATACAGAACCAAACTATACAGCTGAACACTGTTGTGTCGAACCAATGATTGCCTTGAAGTGAAAGCTTGGTCCTTCATGTTCCTTGCAAGACATCATTTTTCAGTTATGTGTTGCCTTGGATGACTCTAGCTTAGATGCATAGGCAATGCATTGGATGAGCTACAGATTGGTAGCCTTAGTTTACTTTTTAGTCAAATTTTAGATCTGGCGATTTGGGGGTAGATACAATATATCTGAAGTATTCTGTGAACTGTTGATAACTTAGGCTGAAGGGGCACAttgtgtaaagctcatttctggtgtcccctgagtGATGTTGCAGGGatattgttcaaagtgacataaaaccatactcactcactcactcactcttttcctCAAAAGCAATATGATTCTTCAGCCATGCTGCAAATATCAGTGGTGTCTTGTATAGTGTAATGAATTAACCCACTTCAACCCTGCATGAGTTCATGAGTTAACTCCCTTGAAATAAATATCTGTTACCAGGTTCTTGACGCTCAGACCAGGAGACATCATA encodes:
- the LOC137266412 gene encoding oxaloacetate tautomerase fahd2, mitochondrial-like, with translation MRFVQFEVNGAQRVGVELSDGGDIVDLNEADKEIPHNLKRFIAGGQAQLLRAKSAVESGHHIIKRDGVRLLAPVTEPEKVICIGMNYINHCKEQNIPVPVEPVVFSKFASAIVGPYDDLQYCDETQELDWEVELTIVIGKTGKHIKREDAMSHVFGFTVAHDVSARDWQMKKNGRQGILSKTMDCFCPLGPAVVMKEDIKDPHNLRLWCKVNEVTKQDSTTSNLVHKTEELLVFLSRFLTLRPGDIILTGTPPGVGVFRKPPEFLKRGDIVECGIEDIGKIINRVV